The following are from one region of the Silurus meridionalis isolate SWU-2019-XX chromosome 25, ASM1480568v1, whole genome shotgun sequence genome:
- the zc3h12b gene encoding probable ribonuclease ZC3H12B isoform X1, producing the protein MILELAAPASAGPLLQRSIPHIERVFRVRVSCSAADTHTHTHTRARTRIHNGTGTGTHTDTRTHTGSDTEPRSEPQPGGVVVVIIQDGTEEDCSRAKNYIVSLISPAQRHHERLTLWLQRRFHEPESSEARDHAPKLMEDEEGEEEGSSSESEGERRSAGRGGGGRARKSELMMGTKPHRQLCRSPCLDRPSFSQSSTLQELRTDDSPATPTSSSLAPPIQLMSHTPSDRDYQSKMEFALKLGYSGEQVEAVLSKLGPSALTNDVLAELVRLGNRGEIEAQTQTQTSAGLTPAGLALSPRGSGAKESVSPEASLEEETNDTYDNLRPIVIDGSNVAMSHGNKEVFSCLGIQLAVDWFLERGHKDITVFVPAWRKEQSRPDAPITDQEILRKLEKEKILVFTPSRRVQGRRVVCYDDRFIVKLACDSDGIIVSNDNYRDLQNEKPEWKKFIEERLLMYSFVNDKFMPPDDPLGRHGPSLENFLRKRPVVPEHKKQPCPYGQYSKCKKCTYGHKCKYYHPERAAQPIRSVADELRAFAKLSAVKTMSEGALAKCGISGTITKGDCSEVKRVAPKRQSDPSIRSVGCEQEERLCPARKSEANSVPSLVTALSVPTMPPTKSHAAGALNTRSASSPVPGSLHFTHSSLEHAGSIQYPPILVTNSQGASVAYSEPFPKYDSVVSDHGYYSMLSDFSTLSLGSMQDSFCSLEQPDPVGVGGGYPGRASSICPESGRSHSSDSFSSYSGEMYSMEGSMDDGMKIPPSAQSQVQSQVQSRLQAFAHGFHHEALTRVQSYGTDEPKPGPRKQTSAHLVPHTQHQVIGARSSCPGDYPLLPQNVLPSSVPAQPGRSLGMTRMDSISDSRLYESNPLRQRRPPLCREQHASWDPLPCGNEPYGYGGYGLTGGLMPCCERVMVRSMPEKMEQIWRSPWDMSPGPHGLVEPQERHPIPEHQYQTYRNLCNIFPAYVVHSVMEKNPHMTDPQQLAAVIVTKLRSCH; encoded by the exons atgattttggaGCTGGCAGCTCCGGCAAGTGCAGGCCCGCTGCTGCAGCGCTCCATCCCGCACATCGAGCGCGTTTTTCGGGTCAGGGTGAGCTGCAGCGCCGccgacacccacacacacacccacacgcgtGCGCGCACACGCATCCACAACGGGACCGGGACCGGGACACACACCGACACCAGGACCCACACCGGGTCCGACACCGAGCCCAGGAGTGAGCCGCAGCCCGGCGGCGTTGTGGTCGTGATCATCCAGGATGGTACGGAGGAAGACTGCAGCAGGGCTAAA aaCTACATTGTGTCTCTGATCTCTCCGGCTCAGAGACATCATGAGCGTTTGACCCTGTGGCTCCAACGTCGTTTCCACGAGCCCGAGAGCTCCGAGGCCCGAGATCATGCGCCCAAGCTGATGGAGGACgaggaaggagaggaagaagggAGTAGCtcggagagtgaaggagagagacGGAGtgcaggaagaggaggaggaggaagagcaaGGAAATCCGAACTGATGATGGGGACTAAACCTCACCGGCAGCTATGCCGCTCTCCGTGTCTGGACCGTCCGAGTTTTAGCCAGAGCAGCACGCTACAGGAACTGCGCACTGACGATTCTCCGGCCACTCCCACTTCCTCATCGCTGGCTCCACCCATTCAGTTGATGAGCCACACACCTTCTGATCGGGACTACCAAAGCAAAATGGAGTTTGCGCTGAAACTCGGGTACTCCGGCGAGCAGGTGGAGGCCGTGCTGAGCAAACTGGGTCCGAGCGCGCTCACTAACGACGTCCTGGCCGAACTCGTGCGACTCGGGAATCGAGGAGAAATCGAGGCACAAACGCAGACGCAGACGTCTGCTGGATTAACGCCGGCTGGTTTAGCGCTAAGCCCGCGTGGCTCTGGGGCGAAGGAATCCGTGAGTCCAGAAGCATCACTCGAGGAGGAGACAAACGACACGTATGACAACCTCCGACCCATCGTTATAGATGGATCCAACGTGGCCATGAG CCATGGAAACAAAGAGGTTTTCTCATGCCTGGGCATCCAGTTGGCGGTCGACTGGTTCCTGGAGCGAGGACACAAAGACATTACGGTGTTTGTACCGGCGTGGAGGAAAGAGCAGTCCCGACCCGATGCTCCAATAACTG ATCAGGAAATCCTGAGAAAgttggagaaagagaaaatcctCGTCTTCACTCCTTCTCGCCGGGTCCAGGGACGACGTGTGGTCTGTTACGATGATCGTTTTATCGTTAAATTGGCGTGTGATTCCGACGGCATCATCGTGTCGAACGATAACTATAGAGATCTGCAGAATGAAAAACCAGAGTGGAAAAAGTTCATCGAGGAACGGCTGCTCATGTACAGTTTTGTCAATGACAA GTTTATGCCACCGGATGACCCACTAGGCCGACATGGACCAAGCCTGGAAAACTTCCTTCGTAAGCGTCCTGTCGTCCCGGAGCACAAAAAGCAACCGTGTCCTTACGGTCAGTACAGCAAAT GTAAGAAGTGTACGTATGGCCACAAGTGTAAGTACTACCACCCGGAGAGAGCAGCGCAGCCGATACGATCCGTCGCAGACGAACTCCGAGCTTTCGCCAAGCTGTCTGCGGTCAAGACCATGAGCGAAGGTGCTCTCGCAAAATGCGGCATTTCTGGCACCATCACGAAAGGAGACTGTTCTGAGGTGAAGCGGGTGGCGCCGAAACGTCAGTCGGACCCCAGCATTCGTTCTGTGGGTTGTGAGCAGGAGGAGCGACTCTGTCCAGCTCGGAAATCCGAAGCAAACTCGGTTCCATCTTTAGTGACAGCTCTCAGCGTCCCAACCATGCCTCCGACAAAAAGTCACGCAGCCGGGGCATTAAACACTCGTTCGGCTAGTAGCCCAGTACCAGGGTCGCTTCACTTCACCCACAGCTCACTAGAACATGCCGGAAGCATCCAATACCCTCCAATATTGGTCACCAACAGCCAGGGTGCATCCGTGGCATACAGTGAACCCTTTCCCAAATATGATTCCGTAGTTAGCGACCATGGATACTATTCAATGCTGAGCGATTTCTCCACTTTAAGCTTAGGAAGCATGCAAGACAGCTTCTGTAGCTTAGAACAGCCAGATCCAGTTGGAGTCGGAGGAGGGTATCCTGGTCGAGCTTCCAGCATTTGTCCTGAATCTGGACGCAGCCACTCTTCGGACTCCTTCTCCTCCTACAGTGGAGAGATGTATTCCATGGAAGGTAGCATGGATGATGGGATGAAGATTCCACCATCTGCTCAATCCCAAGTGCAATCCCAGGTACAGTCTCGTTTGCAAGCTTTTGCTCATGGGTTCCACCATGAGGCTTTGACCAGAGTCCAAAGTTACGGCACGGATGAACCCAAACCGGGGCCACGCAAACAAACCTCGGCCCATCTTGTGCCTCACACGCAGCATCAGGTGATTGGAGCTCGATCCAGTTGCCCCGGTGACTATCCTCTGCTTCCCCAGAATGTGTTGCCTTCGTCCGTTCCTGCTCAGCCAGGCAGATCTTTGGGAATGACACGAATGGACAGCATTTCAGATTCCCGTCTTTATGAAAGTAACCCTCTCCGACAGCGTCGCCCCCCTCTGTGTCGAGAGCAACATGCCAGCTGGGATCCTTTGCCATGTGGGAATGAGCCTTACGGGTATGGAGGGTACGGGCTGACGGGAGGACTCATGCCCTGCTGTGAAAGAGTGATGGTCCGGAGTATGCCAGAAAAAATGGAACAGATTTGGAGGTCACCGTGGGATATGTCACCAGGACCTCATGGACTGGTGGAACCACAGGAGCGACACCCGATCCCTGAACACCAGTACCAGACATATCGAAACCTCTGCAATATCTTCCCAGCATACGTAGTCCATTCGGTCATGGAGAAGAATCCTCATATGACGGATCCTCAGCAGCTAGCAGCAGTTATTGTAACGAAACTACGTTCCTGTCATTGA
- the zc3h12b gene encoding probable ribonuclease ZC3H12B isoform X2, producing MILELAAPASAGPLLQRSIPHIERVFRVRVSCSAADTHTHTHTRARTRIHNGTGTGTHTDTRTHTGSDTEPRSEPQPGGVVVVIIQDGTEEDCSRAKNYIVSLISPAQRHHERLTLWLQRRFHEPESSEARDHAPKLMEDEEGEEEGSSSESEGERRSAGRGGGGRARKSELMMGTKPHRQLCRSPCLDRPSFSQSSTLQELRTDDSPATPTSSSLAPPIQLMSHTPSDRDYQSKMEFALKLGYSGEQVEAVLSKLGPSALTNDVLAELVRLGNRGEIEAQTQTQTSAGLTPAGLALSPRGSGAKESVSPEASLEEETNDTYDNLRPIVIDGSNVAMSHGNKEVFSCLGIQLAVDWFLERGHKDITVFVPAWRKEQSRPDAPITDQEILRKLEKEKILVFTPSRRVQGRRVVCYDDRFIVKLACDSDGIIVSNDNYRDLQNEKPEWKKFIEERLLMYSFVNDKFMPPDDPLGRHGPSLENFLRKRPVVPEHKKQPCPYGKKCTYGHKCKYYHPERAAQPIRSVADELRAFAKLSAVKTMSEGALAKCGISGTITKGDCSEVKRVAPKRQSDPSIRSVGCEQEERLCPARKSEANSVPSLVTALSVPTMPPTKSHAAGALNTRSASSPVPGSLHFTHSSLEHAGSIQYPPILVTNSQGASVAYSEPFPKYDSVVSDHGYYSMLSDFSTLSLGSMQDSFCSLEQPDPVGVGGGYPGRASSICPESGRSHSSDSFSSYSGEMYSMEGSMDDGMKIPPSAQSQVQSQVQSRLQAFAHGFHHEALTRVQSYGTDEPKPGPRKQTSAHLVPHTQHQVIGARSSCPGDYPLLPQNVLPSSVPAQPGRSLGMTRMDSISDSRLYESNPLRQRRPPLCREQHASWDPLPCGNEPYGYGGYGLTGGLMPCCERVMVRSMPEKMEQIWRSPWDMSPGPHGLVEPQERHPIPEHQYQTYRNLCNIFPAYVVHSVMEKNPHMTDPQQLAAVIVTKLRSCH from the exons atgattttggaGCTGGCAGCTCCGGCAAGTGCAGGCCCGCTGCTGCAGCGCTCCATCCCGCACATCGAGCGCGTTTTTCGGGTCAGGGTGAGCTGCAGCGCCGccgacacccacacacacacccacacgcgtGCGCGCACACGCATCCACAACGGGACCGGGACCGGGACACACACCGACACCAGGACCCACACCGGGTCCGACACCGAGCCCAGGAGTGAGCCGCAGCCCGGCGGCGTTGTGGTCGTGATCATCCAGGATGGTACGGAGGAAGACTGCAGCAGGGCTAAA aaCTACATTGTGTCTCTGATCTCTCCGGCTCAGAGACATCATGAGCGTTTGACCCTGTGGCTCCAACGTCGTTTCCACGAGCCCGAGAGCTCCGAGGCCCGAGATCATGCGCCCAAGCTGATGGAGGACgaggaaggagaggaagaagggAGTAGCtcggagagtgaaggagagagacGGAGtgcaggaagaggaggaggaggaagagcaaGGAAATCCGAACTGATGATGGGGACTAAACCTCACCGGCAGCTATGCCGCTCTCCGTGTCTGGACCGTCCGAGTTTTAGCCAGAGCAGCACGCTACAGGAACTGCGCACTGACGATTCTCCGGCCACTCCCACTTCCTCATCGCTGGCTCCACCCATTCAGTTGATGAGCCACACACCTTCTGATCGGGACTACCAAAGCAAAATGGAGTTTGCGCTGAAACTCGGGTACTCCGGCGAGCAGGTGGAGGCCGTGCTGAGCAAACTGGGTCCGAGCGCGCTCACTAACGACGTCCTGGCCGAACTCGTGCGACTCGGGAATCGAGGAGAAATCGAGGCACAAACGCAGACGCAGACGTCTGCTGGATTAACGCCGGCTGGTTTAGCGCTAAGCCCGCGTGGCTCTGGGGCGAAGGAATCCGTGAGTCCAGAAGCATCACTCGAGGAGGAGACAAACGACACGTATGACAACCTCCGACCCATCGTTATAGATGGATCCAACGTGGCCATGAG CCATGGAAACAAAGAGGTTTTCTCATGCCTGGGCATCCAGTTGGCGGTCGACTGGTTCCTGGAGCGAGGACACAAAGACATTACGGTGTTTGTACCGGCGTGGAGGAAAGAGCAGTCCCGACCCGATGCTCCAATAACTG ATCAGGAAATCCTGAGAAAgttggagaaagagaaaatcctCGTCTTCACTCCTTCTCGCCGGGTCCAGGGACGACGTGTGGTCTGTTACGATGATCGTTTTATCGTTAAATTGGCGTGTGATTCCGACGGCATCATCGTGTCGAACGATAACTATAGAGATCTGCAGAATGAAAAACCAGAGTGGAAAAAGTTCATCGAGGAACGGCTGCTCATGTACAGTTTTGTCAATGACAA GTTTATGCCACCGGATGACCCACTAGGCCGACATGGACCAAGCCTGGAAAACTTCCTTCGTAAGCGTCCTGTCGTCCCGGAGCACAAAAAGCAACCGTGTCCTTACG GTAAGAAGTGTACGTATGGCCACAAGTGTAAGTACTACCACCCGGAGAGAGCAGCGCAGCCGATACGATCCGTCGCAGACGAACTCCGAGCTTTCGCCAAGCTGTCTGCGGTCAAGACCATGAGCGAAGGTGCTCTCGCAAAATGCGGCATTTCTGGCACCATCACGAAAGGAGACTGTTCTGAGGTGAAGCGGGTGGCGCCGAAACGTCAGTCGGACCCCAGCATTCGTTCTGTGGGTTGTGAGCAGGAGGAGCGACTCTGTCCAGCTCGGAAATCCGAAGCAAACTCGGTTCCATCTTTAGTGACAGCTCTCAGCGTCCCAACCATGCCTCCGACAAAAAGTCACGCAGCCGGGGCATTAAACACTCGTTCGGCTAGTAGCCCAGTACCAGGGTCGCTTCACTTCACCCACAGCTCACTAGAACATGCCGGAAGCATCCAATACCCTCCAATATTGGTCACCAACAGCCAGGGTGCATCCGTGGCATACAGTGAACCCTTTCCCAAATATGATTCCGTAGTTAGCGACCATGGATACTATTCAATGCTGAGCGATTTCTCCACTTTAAGCTTAGGAAGCATGCAAGACAGCTTCTGTAGCTTAGAACAGCCAGATCCAGTTGGAGTCGGAGGAGGGTATCCTGGTCGAGCTTCCAGCATTTGTCCTGAATCTGGACGCAGCCACTCTTCGGACTCCTTCTCCTCCTACAGTGGAGAGATGTATTCCATGGAAGGTAGCATGGATGATGGGATGAAGATTCCACCATCTGCTCAATCCCAAGTGCAATCCCAGGTACAGTCTCGTTTGCAAGCTTTTGCTCATGGGTTCCACCATGAGGCTTTGACCAGAGTCCAAAGTTACGGCACGGATGAACCCAAACCGGGGCCACGCAAACAAACCTCGGCCCATCTTGTGCCTCACACGCAGCATCAGGTGATTGGAGCTCGATCCAGTTGCCCCGGTGACTATCCTCTGCTTCCCCAGAATGTGTTGCCTTCGTCCGTTCCTGCTCAGCCAGGCAGATCTTTGGGAATGACACGAATGGACAGCATTTCAGATTCCCGTCTTTATGAAAGTAACCCTCTCCGACAGCGTCGCCCCCCTCTGTGTCGAGAGCAACATGCCAGCTGGGATCCTTTGCCATGTGGGAATGAGCCTTACGGGTATGGAGGGTACGGGCTGACGGGAGGACTCATGCCCTGCTGTGAAAGAGTGATGGTCCGGAGTATGCCAGAAAAAATGGAACAGATTTGGAGGTCACCGTGGGATATGTCACCAGGACCTCATGGACTGGTGGAACCACAGGAGCGACACCCGATCCCTGAACACCAGTACCAGACATATCGAAACCTCTGCAATATCTTCCCAGCATACGTAGTCCATTCGGTCATGGAGAAGAATCCTCATATGACGGATCCTCAGCAGCTAGCAGCAGTTATTGTAACGAAACTACGTTCCTGTCATTGA
- the zc4h2 gene encoding zinc finger C4H2 domain-containing protein: MADEHELLSKLENMKEIRNRMMQMEKLKARLRSEFTTLESEEKHLREYKQEMELLLQEKMAHVEELRLIHTDINVMENTIKQAEFDLNKLLDSTRKLHDEYRPLKNHVDALRATLGLQRLPELNREEERVSLNYFEKQKAEWQKEPSESPIPESLAAVAAAEQLYLARKQDSRQPTTTFRQQPPPMKVCLSCHQQIHGTPDLSSV; this comes from the exons ATGGCGGACGAGCACGAGCTCCTGAGCAAGCTGGAGAACATGAAGGAGATTCG TAATAGGATGATGCAGATGGAGAAGCTGAAGGCTCGTCTCCGCTCCGAGTTTACAACGCTGGAATCAGAGGAGAAACACCTGCGAGAGtacaaacaggaaatggagcTGCTGCTGCAGGAGAAGATGGCACATGTGGAGGAGCTTCGTCTTATCCACACCGACATCAACGTG atggAGAACACCATCAAGCAGGCGGAGTTTGATCTGAACAAGCTGCTGGATTCGACTCGGAAACTTCATGATGAGTACAGACCTCTGAAGAACCACGTGGACGCTCTGAGAGCTACACTCGGCCTGCAGAGACTTCCAGAACTCAACCGGGAGGAGGAACGTGTGTCCCTCAA ttacTTTGAAAAGCAGAAAGCCGAGTGGCAGAAGGAACCCTCAGAGTCTCCAATCCCAGAATCCTTAGCGGCAGTGGCGGCGGCCGAACAGCTTTATCTGGCGAGGAAACAAGACTCACGACAACCAACAACCACGTTCCGCCAACAACCTCCACCCATGAAG gtgtgtctgtcGTGTCATCAGCAGATCCACGGAACGCCCGATCTGTCCTCTGTGTAA
- the las1l gene encoding ribosomal biogenesis protein LAS1L translates to MKRKRAEKRRHVVAWMNKAEWEQVVDYLHSREPGLQTHALHRITAWKARFGPTTPVAVESTANLVRCQILDRSGKLEQDDLVLLYGMALTRFVNLILERKHGRVARSLRHLASTINIPEWIVNLRHDITHRRLPTLTWCRKGCEFVLNWLQQQFWSRQLSSLSDWNSSSEEEEDEEERMKRQEEELIHKQKEIEKHKRARELLISYEREQFQVYDEMLKRGSGRGSWPNASADLSWILAQIQQLNSEGRDAVINTLVQDGFLIPTTEQLESLNIDPSEELLDQSSPCVPAEFLRFWLPLLKVLNSNSFMNQLLEKLFSELSNELTNHRAYYSSAWISEILHCNCRNESKTFRRMRMMKERLFVSRVSLRWQELISVCIKAPCAATPFLLQQILIDMDKPLPLDTQRNLLRLCTIYTQSHLDNVSPTRLDSSHPVYTIESLQERVGGAREDRHTHSPDRATELSKAPPTQEVQDQLRAETVQERNAALRGSAWSVCTDQVSWKQNPLGKVPGQSDDPSCLMLETYCTLTVFDQQVKGHGHHGNQSMPLQSRIGSDGPLWTHNDITKLKAGLKLF, encoded by the exons ATGAAGCGGAAGCGCGCGGAGAAGCGCCGCCATGTCGTGGCCTGGATGAACAAAGCGGAGTGGGAGCAGGTGGTGGACTACCTTCACTCCCGCGAGCCCGGATTACAGACCCACGCGCTGCACAGGATCACCGCGTGGAAGGCgag gtttggaCCCACTACCCCGGTCGCTGTAGAGAGCACAGCCAATCTGGTGCGCTGTCAGATTCTGGATCGGAGTGGGAAACTGGAGCAAGATGATCTGGTGCTGCTGTACGGCATGGCACtgaccag atTTGTTAATCTCATATTGGAGCGAAAACACGGTCGAGTGGCCAGATCACTGCGACACCTCGCCAGCACC ATCAATATTCCAGAATGGATTGTGAATCTGAGACATGACATCACACACCGCAGACTTCCCACACTCACATGGTGCCGCAAag ggtGTGAGTTTGTGTTGAACTGGCTGCAGCAGCAGTTCTGGTCTCGGCAGCTCAGCAGTCTGTCAGACTGGAACTCTTCAtcggaggaagaggaggatgaagaagaaaGGATGAAAAGACAGGAGGAGGAACTGATTCATAAACAGAAAGAGATTGAGaaacaca agagagcgagagagctgCTAATCTCCTATGAACGTGAACAGttccag GTGTATGATGAGATGTTAAAGCGAGGGTCTGGTAGAGGTTCATGGCCCAACGCCAGCGCAGACCTCAGCTGGATTCTTGCACAGATACAACAACTCAACTCAGagggcag agatGCAGTTATTAACACGTTAGTGCAGGATGGGTTTCTGATCCCAACAACAGAGCAGCTGGAGTCCCTTAATATCGACCcatcag agGAGCTGTTGGACCAATCATCTCCATGTGTTCCTGCTGAGTTCCTCCGTTTCTGGCTGCCGCTGCTGAAGGTTCTGAACTCGAACTCGTTTATGAACCAGCTGCTGGAGAAGCTTTTCTCTGAACTCTCTAATGAGCTGACCAATCACAGAGCTTATTACTCTTCAGCCTGGATCTCCGAGATTCTCCACTGCAACTGcagga atGAGTCGAAGACCTtcaggaggatgaggatgatgaaggaGCGGTTGTTTGTCAGTAGAGTGTCGCTCCGATGGCAGGAGCTCATATCAGTGTGTATAAAGGCTCCATGTGCTGCTACACCGTTCTTGCTGCAACA GATTTTGATTGACATGGATAAGCCCCTCCCACTGGACACACAGCGCAACTTGCTCCGCCTCTGCACCATCTACACACAGAGTCACCTTGACAACGTGTCCCCTACCAGGCTTGACTCCTCCCACCCTGTCTACACCATTGAGAGCCTACAGGAGAGAGTGGGTGGGGCCAGGGAAGACAGACACACCCACTCACCTGACAGAGCAACAGAATTATCCAAGGCTCCGCCCACACAGGAAGTGCAGGACCAGCTGAGAGCAGAAACGGTGCAGGAACGAAACGCGGCGTTACGAGGGTCAGCGtggagtgtgtgtacag ATCAGGTCTCCTGGAAGCAGAACCCTCTGGGGAAGGTTCCTGGTCAGTCAGACGATCCGTCGTGTCTGATGTTGGAGACGTACTGCACGCTGACGGTGTTCGACCAGCAGGTCAAAGGTCACGGTCACCACGGCAACCAGAG catgcCACTTCAGAGCAGAATTGGATCAGACGGGCCGCTGTGGACTCACAACGACATCACCAAGCTCAAAGCTGGACTAAAActcttctaa